The following are encoded in a window of Gossypium raimondii isolate GPD5lz chromosome 13, ASM2569854v1, whole genome shotgun sequence genomic DNA:
- the LOC105784569 gene encoding uncharacterized protein LOC105784569, with amino-acid sequence MGYFNCIALACLMALSFSSIDVGLAARHLQQMPPMPTLPTTTLPPLPSIPNLPQPTMPRPGALPPLPTMPALPTFPAIPTATLPPLPSMPSIPTIPTAIPLIPFLSPPPSPSSTP; translated from the coding sequence ATGGGTTATTTCAATTGCATTGCTTTAGCATGCTTGATGGCTTTGTCGTTTTCAAGCATTGATGTTGGCCTAGCAGCTCGCCACCTTCAGCAGATGCCACCAATGCCAACATTGCCTACAACCACACTCCCACCATTGCCATCTATCCCTAATCTCCCGCAGCCAACAATGCCAAGGCCTGGGGCGCTTCCACCACTTCCTACCATGCCTGCTTTGCCTACTTTTCCTGCTATACCAACGGCCACACTGCCTCCTCTGCCAAGCATGCCTTCAATCCCAACAATCCCAACTGCAATTCCCTTAATTCCATTCCTTTCTCCACCACC